One window from the genome of Montipora foliosa isolate CH-2021 chromosome 5, ASM3666993v2, whole genome shotgun sequence encodes:
- the LOC138002140 gene encoding uncharacterized protein, whose product MANEESFHSLGEDRTSDLSANRKTKRQATVENGRSGKSRRWCDAEVDRLIELLEERPCLWDVFCKEYHVREKRERAYEEIENELEIDLNDIKTKIVGLRSQLGRELSKTNNKKSGQALNDNYKSNWIYWDSLQFLVPVMQAGKSKDNLPDRQSSSSPEFFTTECVCL is encoded by the coding sequence ATGGCGAATGAGGAAAGTTTCCATTCACTCGGCGAAGATCGCACTAGCGATCTCTCGGCAAATAGAAAAACGAAAAGACAAGCAACTGTTGAAAACGGGAGATCGGGGAAATCGAGAAGATGGTGTGACGCGGAGGTCGATAGACTTATCGAACTACTGGAAGAAAGACCATGTCTGTGGGACGTATTTTGTAAGGAGTATCACGTCAGGGAAAAGAGAGAGCGGGCTTATGAAGAGATCGAAAACGAACTGGAGATAGATCTCAATGACATCAAGACCAAAATAGTCGGCCTCAGAAGCCAACTCGGAAGAGAACTATCCAAGACCAACAACAAAAAGTCAGGACAGGCTTTGAATGACAATTACAAGTCAAACTGGATCTACTGGGACAGTCTGCAGTTTCTTGTACCGGTGATGCAAGCGGGAAAAAGCAAAGACAATTTGCCAGATCGCCAAAGTAGTTCTTCTCCGGAGTTCTTCACAACGGAATGTGTATGTTTATAA